One Spinacia oleracea cultivar Varoflay chromosome 4, BTI_SOV_V1, whole genome shotgun sequence DNA segment encodes these proteins:
- the LOC110778274 gene encoding monodehydroascorbate reductase, whose protein sequence is MAEKHFKYVILGGGVSAGYAAREFSKHGLQPGELALISKEAVAPYERPALSKAYLFPEGTARLPGFHCCVGGGGERLLPEWYSEKGIELVLSTEIVKADLFSKSLTSAAGEIFKFDNLIIATGSTVIKLTDFGVKGADAKNIFYLREIDDADKLVEVIKAKKNGKAVVVGGGYIGLELSAALKINDLDVNMVYPEPWCMPRLFTADIAKFYEGYYTNKGINIIKGTVAVGFGSNDNGEVKEVHLKDGRVLEADIVVVGVGGRPLTTLFKGQVDEEKGGIKTDAFFKTSVPDVYAVGDVATFPMKLYGDIRRVEHVDHARKSAEQAVKAIKASEEGKSIEEYDYLPYFYSRSFDLSWQFYGDNVGETVVFGDNDPASSPHKFGTYWVKDGKVIGAFLESGTPEENKAIAKVARVQPAAESLNQLSKEGLGFASKI, encoded by the exons ATGGCGGAAAAGCATTTCAAATATGTCATTCTCGGCGGCGGTGTCTCTGCT GGGTATGCTGCTAGAGAGTTTTCGAAACACGGTCTTCAGCCAGGAGAACTAGCCCTCATTTCTAAAGAAGCG GTTGCTCCTTATGAACGTCCAGCACTCAGCAAGGCCTACCTCTTTCCAGAGG GTACTGCTAGACTTCCTGGTTTCCATTGCTGTGTTGGAGGTGGAGGGGAGCGACTTCTTCCCGAGTGGTACAGTGAAAAAG GAATTGAGCTGGTGTTGAGCACAGAAATTGTCAAAGCTGATCTATTTTCGAAGTCGCTTACGAGTGCAGCCGGAGAGATTTTCAAGTTTGACAATTTAATCATAGCGACTGGTTCTACA GTTATAAAATTGACTGATTTTGGCGTAAAAGGAGCTGATGCAAAGAATATCTTCTATCTCAGAGAGATTGATGATGCTGACAAGCTTGTCGAAGTAATTAAAGCTAAGAAGAATGGAAAAGCTGTTGTGGTTGGTGGAGGTTACATCGGTCTGGAGCTTAGTGCAGCACTGAAAATCAACGATTTGGATGTCAACATGGTTTACCCAGAACCCTGGTGCA TGCCGCGTCTCTTTACTGCTGATATAGCCAAGTTTTATGAGGGCTACTACACCAACAAGGGAATCAATATTATTAAAGGAACAGTAGCAGTTGGATTTGGTTCCAATGATAATGGAGAG GTGAAGGAAGTACATCTAAAGGATGGGAGGGTGCTCGAAGCTGATATTGTGGTTGTTGGTGTTGGTGGAAGACCTCTAACTACGCTGTTCAAGGGGCAAGTTGATGAGGAGAAAGGAGGAATTAAG ACTGATGCCTTCTTTAAAACAAGTGTCCCAGATGTGTATGCTGTTGGTGATGTTGCCACCTTCCCAATGAAACTGTATGGTGACATTAGAAGGGTTGAACATGTTGATCATGCCCGTAAATCTGCTGAGCAGGCTGTTAAG GCCATCAAAGCTAGTGAGGAGGGGAAGTCAATTGAAGAATATGATTATTTACCATACTTCTATTCTCGCTCGTTTGATCTATCATGGCAATTTTATGGTGATAATGTAGGAGAGACTGTTGTCTTTGGTGATAATGACCCGGCATCATCACCCCACAAGTTTGGTACATACTGGGTAAAAGATGGAAAGGTTATTGGAGCATTCCTTGAAAGTGGAACTCCAGAGGAAAACAAGGCCATTGCTAAGGTTGCTAGAGTGCAGCCTGCAGCTGAGAGCTTGAATCAGCTGTCAAAGGAAGGCCTTGGTTTCGCCTCTAAGATCTGa